The following proteins are co-located in the Hydrogenophaga sp. RAC07 genome:
- a CDS encoding Crp/Fnr family transcriptional regulator — MHVTPPTSLRFDIKGLAESMRHSSALDAVPLNLTDMQWPMLANYLQPVVLQQGQVLIEQGVKDRTVYFVESGTLTVHYEDDKERVRIAVVGSGSLLGEGAFFSHLPRSATVHAGSDCRLWCMTPLRFRELSTRHPEVALELTVAMSAVLARRMYNKPKRVAVT; from the coding sequence ATGCATGTCACACCACCGACATCTCTTCGCTTCGACATCAAGGGCCTGGCCGAGTCCATGCGGCACAGCAGCGCCCTGGACGCGGTGCCCCTGAACCTCACCGACATGCAGTGGCCCATGTTGGCCAACTACCTGCAGCCTGTGGTCTTGCAGCAGGGTCAGGTGCTGATCGAACAAGGGGTGAAGGACCGCACGGTTTACTTTGTCGAGAGCGGCACGCTCACCGTGCACTACGAAGACGACAAGGAGCGCGTTCGCATCGCGGTGGTGGGCTCCGGCTCGTTGCTTGGTGAGGGCGCTTTTTTCAGTCACCTCCCCCGCAGCGCCACGGTGCACGCCGGCAGCGACTGCCGTCTGTGGTGCATGACCCCGCTGCGTTTTCGTGAACTCTCAACCCGCCATCCCGAGGTGGCGCTGGAACTGACGGTGGCGATGTCGGCCGTGCTGGCGCGCCGCATGTACAACAAACCCAAACGGGTGGCGGTCACCTGA
- a CDS encoding formate/nitrite transporter family protein, with the protein MSELYGLDAYAPREVAQRVESVGVAKARMATLPLCLLGVLAGAFIGLGSLFFVIVKSDPGLGFATGQLLGGLVFSLGLMLVVVAGAELFTGNNLLAMAWADRQISTRELLRNWLLVCAANFVGAAGLALLVHASGHTAMNGGAIGEQVVRIALAKQALPWSEAFFRGMLCNVLVCLAVWMAMAGRSVVDKAIAVVFPVTTFVAAGFEHSIANMYLFPLAMLVQASDSAGANAVTWAGMAGNLLPVIAGNLMGGSVLVGLAYHLIYRRRPSS; encoded by the coding sequence ATGTCGGAACTCTACGGACTCGATGCCTATGCGCCGCGCGAAGTGGCCCAGCGCGTGGAAAGTGTGGGCGTGGCCAAGGCGCGCATGGCCACGCTGCCACTGTGCCTGCTGGGCGTTCTGGCCGGCGCCTTCATCGGCTTGGGCTCGCTGTTCTTCGTGATCGTCAAATCCGACCCGGGCCTGGGCTTTGCCACCGGGCAGCTGCTCGGTGGCCTGGTGTTTTCGCTTGGGCTGATGCTGGTGGTGGTGGCCGGCGCCGAACTCTTCACCGGCAACAACCTGCTGGCCATGGCCTGGGCCGACCGGCAGATCAGCACCCGCGAGCTGTTGCGCAACTGGCTGCTGGTCTGTGCCGCCAATTTCGTGGGTGCCGCAGGGCTCGCATTGCTCGTGCATGCGAGCGGCCACACCGCCATGAACGGTGGCGCGATCGGGGAACAGGTGGTGCGCATCGCGTTGGCCAAACAAGCCCTGCCGTGGTCCGAGGCGTTCTTTCGCGGGATGCTGTGCAACGTGCTTGTGTGCCTGGCCGTCTGGATGGCGATGGCGGGGCGCAGTGTGGTCGACAAGGCCATTGCCGTGGTGTTTCCCGTCACCACCTTTGTGGCGGCCGGGTTCGAGCACAGCATCGCCAACATGTACCTGTTTCCCCTGGCCATGCTGGTTCAGGCTTCCGACAGCGCCGGCGCCAACGCGGTGACCTGGGCGGGCATGGCGGGCAACCTGCTGCCGGTGATCGCCGGCAATCTGATGGGCGGAAGCGTCCTCGTGGGCCTGGCCTATCACCTGATCTACCGTCGCCGCCCCTCGTCTTGA
- a CDS encoding adenine phosphoribosyltransferase: protein MDTSAFLKAHIRTVPDWPAPGVQFRDITPLLQDPHVFRVLIDAFVHRYMDPALKPTVVAGLDARGFIIGSVLAYELGVGFVPIRKKGKLPFTTVEETYELEYGSATVELHTDAVKAGDKVVLIDDLIATGGTMMAGRRLLEKLGAEVMEGAAIVDLPELGGSQKLKESGLKLFTLVDFAGH from the coding sequence ATGGACACCTCCGCCTTCCTCAAAGCCCACATCCGCACCGTGCCCGACTGGCCGGCGCCCGGCGTGCAGTTCCGCGACATCACACCGCTGCTGCAAGACCCGCATGTGTTTCGTGTGCTGATCGACGCCTTTGTGCACCGCTACATGGACCCGGCCCTCAAGCCCACCGTGGTGGCCGGGCTGGATGCGCGCGGTTTCATCATCGGATCGGTGCTCGCCTACGAACTGGGTGTGGGCTTTGTGCCGATCCGCAAAAAGGGCAAGCTGCCGTTCACCACCGTGGAGGAAACCTACGAGCTGGAGTACGGCAGCGCCACGGTGGAGCTGCACACCGACGCGGTCAAGGCCGGCGACAAGGTGGTGTTGATCGACGACCTGATCGCCACCGGCGGCACCATGATGGCCGGGCGGCGCTTGCTCGAGAAACTCGGTGCCGAGGTGATGGAGGGCGCGGCCATCGTCGACCTGCCCGAGCTGGGCGGTTCACAGAAGCTCAAGGAATCCGGCCTGAAGCTCTTCACCCTGGTCGACTTCGCGGGACACTGA
- a CDS encoding RNA recognition motif domain-containing protein, translating to MGNKLYVGNLPYTVRDEDLQQAFSAYGSVNSAKVMMERDTGRSKGFGFVEMGNDAEAQAAVEGMNGQSLGGRSLVVNEARPMEARPPRSGGGGFGGGRSGGGGYGGGGGGGGSDGGFRSPYGGGGGGGGRREGGGGGGGRGGY from the coding sequence ATGGGCAACAAACTGTACGTTGGCAACCTGCCATACACCGTCCGCGACGAAGACCTGCAGCAAGCATTCAGCGCTTATGGCTCGGTCAACAGCGCCAAAGTCATGATGGAGCGCGATACCGGCCGCTCCAAAGGTTTCGGCTTTGTCGAAATGGGCAACGATGCCGAAGCGCAAGCCGCTGTTGAAGGCATGAACGGCCAGTCCCTGGGCGGTCGCAGCCTGGTGGTGAACGAAGCCCGTCCGATGGAAGCCCGTCCTCCCCGCTCCGGTGGCGGCGGCTTCGGCGGCGGCCGCAGTGGCGGCGGCGGCTACGGTGGTGGCGGCGGCGGTGGCGGCAGCGACGGCGGCTTCCGCAGCCCCTACGGTGGTGGCGGCGGTGGCGGTGGCCGTCGTGAAGGTGGCGGCGGCGGCGGTGGCCGTGGCGGCTACTGA
- a CDS encoding KdsC family phosphatase, which yields MNALPALRPALNFAPDLLLQAQGIRVVFLDVDGVLTDGGLYFSESGETLKRFHTLDGHGIKLLQRAGITPAVVTGRDSAALRARLKALGVAHARFGTEDKCPAAEEILAELGLDWSAAAAMGDDWPDLPMLRRAALACAPSTAHAEVLAVAHHVTTRLPGAGAVRDLCDLLLVASGVYARELEAAAR from the coding sequence ATGAACGCCTTGCCCGCCCTGCGCCCGGCGCTGAACTTCGCACCCGACCTGCTGCTGCAGGCGCAGGGCATCCGCGTGGTGTTCCTTGATGTGGACGGTGTGCTCACCGACGGCGGCCTGTACTTCAGCGAGTCGGGCGAAACCCTCAAGCGCTTCCACACCCTGGACGGGCACGGCATCAAGCTGCTGCAGCGCGCCGGCATCACGCCGGCGGTGGTGACCGGCCGCGACTCGGCGGCGCTGCGCGCGCGCCTGAAGGCCCTGGGCGTGGCACACGCGCGCTTCGGCACCGAAGACAAGTGCCCCGCCGCCGAAGAGATCCTGGCCGAACTGGGCCTGGACTGGTCGGCCGCCGCCGCCATGGGCGACGACTGGCCCGACCTGCCCATGCTGCGCCGCGCCGCCCTGGCCTGCGCGCCCTCCACCGCCCATGCCGAGGTGCTGGCCGTGGCGCACCACGTCACCACCCGCCTGCCCGGTGCGGGTGCCGTGCGCGACCTGTGCGACCTGCTGCTCGTGGCCAGTGGTGTCTATGCCCGCGAACTCGAAGCGGCGGCCCGATGA
- a CDS encoding SDR family oxidoreductase, whose protein sequence is MSNPHSPAPLAFITGASSGIGQALAARFARSGYRLALVARRTADMQAFADAHGWGPDRCRVYGADVADIQSIVAAGQACLAAQGVPDVVVANAGVSIGMDTRERDDLDVMARTFALNNTGVAATFHPFVAAMAARGSGALVGIASVAAIRGLPGHGAYCASKAAVVAYCESLRGELRGSGVSVVTLLPGYVDTPLTRENRYAMPFLLSPETFADRAFDAIVGGVSYRVIPWQMGVVAKLLRLLPNAWFDRALAGRARKHRQGGGKSDA, encoded by the coding sequence ATGTCGAACCCACATTCCCCAGCGCCATTGGCATTCATCACCGGCGCTTCCAGCGGCATCGGCCAGGCCCTGGCGGCCCGCTTTGCCCGCAGCGGCTACCGGCTCGCCCTGGTGGCGCGGCGCACCGCCGACATGCAGGCCTTTGCCGATGCCCACGGCTGGGGCCCCGACCGCTGCCGCGTCTATGGTGCCGATGTGGCCGACATCCAGAGCATCGTGGCCGCGGGGCAGGCGTGCCTGGCAGCACAGGGCGTGCCCGACGTGGTGGTGGCCAACGCGGGTGTGAGCATCGGCATGGACACGCGCGAACGCGACGACCTGGACGTGATGGCACGCACCTTCGCACTCAACAACACCGGTGTGGCCGCCACCTTCCACCCGTTCGTGGCGGCCATGGCCGCGCGCGGCAGCGGCGCGCTGGTGGGCATCGCCAGCGTGGCCGCCATCCGCGGCCTGCCCGGGCACGGCGCGTACTGCGCGAGCAAGGCTGCCGTGGTGGCGTATTGCGAGAGCTTGCGTGGTGAACTGCGCGGCAGTGGCGTGTCGGTGGTGACCTTGTTGCCCGGCTACGTGGACACCCCGCTGACGCGCGAGAACCGCTATGCCATGCCGTTCCTGTTGAGCCCGGAGACCTTTGCCGACCGGGCGTTTGATGCCATCGTGGGCGGCGTGAGCTACCGCGTGATTCCGTGGCAGATGGGCGTGGTGGCCAAGTTGCTGCGCCTGTTGCCCAACGCCTGGTTCGATCGCGCCCTGGCGGGTCGAGCGCGCAAGCACCGCCAAGGCGGGGGCAAGAGCGACGCTTGA
- the mnmE gene encoding tRNA uridine-5-carboxymethylaminomethyl(34) synthesis GTPase MnmE, translating into MLAASRDPIIAIATAPGRGGVGIVRVSGRGLGPLVTALLGRALKPREATYVPFADATGQPIDHGLALWFPGPNSYTGEDVLELQGHGGPVVLQLLVARCLDVSRELLPALRVARAGEFTERAFLNDKLDLAQAEAVADLIDASTEAAARSASRSLAGVFSGRIHELRDALVNLRMLVEATLDFPEEDIDFLQKADATGQLRRLREALAAVLAQARQGALLRDGLQVVIAGQPNAGKSSLLNALAGAELAIVTPVAGTTRDVVQQTIQIEGVPLHVVDTAGLRDSPDVDEVERIGIERAWGRIRQADVVLFLHDLTRTDTATYQRADAAIAANLAQAVPATVPVLHVWNKLDQSPEAPTALQDGVAISAKRGEGLDVLRRRLLALAGWQQSGDGLFMARARHLQALALVDDHLVQADALLAARAEHLDLLAEELRLAQRALGEITGEFTADDLLGEIFSRFCIGK; encoded by the coding sequence ATGCTCGCTGCCTCGCGTGACCCCATCATTGCCATTGCCACCGCGCCCGGTCGGGGTGGGGTGGGCATTGTCCGGGTGTCGGGGCGGGGGTTGGGGCCGTTGGTGACGGCCCTGCTGGGGCGGGCTTTGAAGCCGCGCGAAGCCACCTATGTCCCGTTTGCCGATGCAACGGGGCAACCCATCGACCACGGCCTGGCCTTGTGGTTTCCGGGCCCGAATTCGTACACCGGGGAAGACGTGCTGGAGCTGCAGGGCCATGGCGGTCCGGTGGTGTTGCAGCTGCTGGTGGCTCGTTGCCTGGACGTGTCGCGCGAGCTGTTGCCCGCCTTGCGCGTGGCCCGCGCGGGTGAATTCACCGAACGCGCGTTCCTCAACGACAAGCTGGATCTCGCGCAGGCCGAGGCGGTTGCCGATCTGATCGACGCCAGCACCGAAGCGGCGGCGCGCAGCGCGTCGCGATCGCTTGCCGGCGTGTTCTCGGGCCGCATCCACGAATTGCGCGACGCGCTGGTGAACCTGCGCATGCTGGTGGAGGCCACCCTGGACTTCCCCGAGGAAGACATCGACTTTTTGCAGAAGGCCGACGCCACCGGGCAGCTGCGGCGCTTGCGCGAGGCGCTGGCCGCTGTGCTGGCACAAGCCCGGCAGGGTGCGCTGTTGCGCGATGGTTTGCAGGTGGTGATTGCGGGCCAGCCCAACGCCGGCAAGAGTTCGTTGCTCAACGCATTGGCCGGGGCTGAGCTGGCCATCGTCACGCCGGTGGCGGGCACCACGCGCGACGTGGTGCAGCAGACCATCCAGATCGAAGGTGTGCCGCTGCACGTGGTCGACACCGCCGGCTTGCGCGACAGTCCCGATGTGGACGAGGTGGAAAGGATCGGCATCGAGCGCGCCTGGGGGCGGATCCGGCAAGCCGACGTGGTGCTGTTCCTGCACGACCTGACCCGAACCGACACCGCCACCTACCAGCGCGCCGACGCTGCCATTGCGGCCAACCTGGCGCAGGCGGTACCGGCCACGGTGCCGGTGCTGCACGTGTGGAACAAGCTTGACCAGAGCCCCGAGGCGCCGACCGCCCTGCAAGACGGGGTGGCGATTTCCGCCAAGCGGGGAGAGGGTCTGGACGTGCTGCGCCGGCGCCTGCTGGCCCTCGCGGGCTGGCAGCAATCCGGTGATGGTTTGTTCATGGCGCGCGCACGTCACCTGCAGGCACTGGCGCTGGTGGACGACCATCTGGTGCAAGCCGATGCCTTGCTCGCCGCCCGCGCCGAGCACCTGGACCTGCTGGCCGAAGAGCTGAGGCTGGCACAACGGGCCCTGGGCGAGATCACCGGTGAGTTCACCGCCGACGATTTGTTGGGCGAGATCTTTTCGCGTTTCTGCATCGGAAAGTAG
- the lptC gene encoding LPS export ABC transporter periplasmic protein LptC — MSPSDPLDFLDTVDLTEPAARLPKRKPKLLDRISIYLPVMLMGLLALASYWLLRATPAPEAPQAARPVSSEPDYFMRGFSVKAFDADGSLKSEVLGDEARHHPDDDRIEIDNARIRNIGPEGRPTVATAKLVTTNADNSQFILQGDAVVVREAAVGPDGETLPRLEFRGEYLKVFVDPERVISDQPVTLLRGTDRLVANSLDYRGDTGVADFKGRVKAQLIPR, encoded by the coding sequence ATGAGTCCGTCCGACCCGCTGGACTTTCTGGACACGGTTGATCTGACCGAGCCCGCCGCCCGGCTGCCCAAGCGCAAACCCAAGCTGCTGGACCGCATCTCCATCTACCTGCCCGTGATGCTCATGGGCCTGTTGGCGCTGGCGTCGTATTGGCTGTTGCGCGCCACACCGGCACCAGAAGCGCCGCAGGCAGCACGCCCGGTGAGCAGCGAGCCCGACTATTTCATGCGCGGTTTTTCGGTCAAGGCCTTCGATGCCGACGGTTCGCTCAAATCGGAAGTGCTGGGCGACGAAGCGCGGCACCACCCCGACGACGACCGCATCGAAATCGACAACGCGCGCATCCGCAACATCGGCCCCGAAGGCCGGCCCACCGTGGCCACGGCGAAGCTCGTCACCACCAACGCCGACAACAGCCAGTTCATCCTGCAGGGTGACGCCGTGGTGGTGCGCGAAGCCGCCGTCGGGCCGGACGGCGAGACCTTGCCCCGGCTGGAATTCCGGGGCGAGTACCTCAAGGTGTTCGTCGACCCCGAACGGGTCATCTCCGACCAGCCGGTCACCCTGCTGCGCGGCACCGACCGCCTGGTCGCCAACTCGCTCGACTACCGCGGCGACACCGGCGTGGCCGATTTCAAGGGCCGGGTGAAGGCCCAGCTGATTCCCCGCTGA
- a CDS encoding MBL fold metallo-hydrolase, with translation MMDRRLFLGAGVAGASALTFSSVFSQNTPNFGAPVLPTPGFRKMKLGAMEIIAINDGALRRPLGEEFVRNAPLEQVKAMLASQNLSTDYVDIPFTPYLIVSGNTKFLIDTGFADNGPPTTGRLATNMAAAGYKPEDIDHVVISHFHGDHINGLVKKDGSLMFPKARIHVPTTEMAFWMDDAKMAAAPPAAQGGFQNARNVFGKIPADRLVRFEPGAELAPGIQSSAAFGHTPGMAVFTVRSEGQSFMYTADVTNVPSLFARSPDWAVAFDMDAEMARQTRRRIFDTLVKDKMAMGGFHFPFPALGTLEASGSGYQFKPMA, from the coding sequence ATGATGGATCGCCGTTTGTTCCTGGGCGCAGGCGTGGCTGGCGCGTCTGCGCTGACCTTCTCGTCCGTGTTCTCGCAAAACACCCCCAACTTCGGCGCGCCGGTGCTGCCGACGCCAGGGTTCCGCAAGATGAAGCTGGGTGCGATGGAGATCATTGCCATCAACGACGGCGCGCTGCGCCGCCCGCTGGGTGAAGAGTTCGTGCGCAACGCGCCGCTGGAGCAGGTCAAGGCCATGCTCGCGTCGCAAAACCTGTCGACCGACTACGTGGACATCCCGTTCACGCCCTACCTCATCGTCAGCGGCAACACCAAGTTCCTGATCGACACCGGTTTTGCCGACAACGGCCCACCGACCACCGGTCGTCTGGCGACCAACATGGCCGCCGCTGGGTACAAGCCCGAGGACATCGACCACGTGGTCATCAGCCATTTCCACGGCGACCACATCAACGGCCTGGTCAAGAAGGACGGCTCGCTGATGTTTCCCAAAGCCAGGATCCACGTGCCCACCACGGAGATGGCCTTCTGGATGGACGACGCCAAGATGGCCGCTGCGCCGCCCGCCGCCCAGGGTGGTTTCCAGAACGCCCGCAACGTGTTCGGCAAGATCCCGGCCGACCGTCTGGTGCGGTTCGAGCCCGGCGCCGAACTCGCCCCGGGCATCCAGTCGTCGGCCGCATTCGGCCACACGCCGGGCATGGCGGTGTTCACTGTCCGTTCTGAGGGACAGTCGTTCATGTACACCGCCGATGTGACCAACGTGCCCTCGTTGTTCGCCCGCAGCCCCGACTGGGCCGTGGCCTTCGACATGGACGCCGAGATGGCACGCCAGACCCGTCGCCGCATCTTCGACACGCTGGTGAAGGACAAGATGGCCATGGGTGGTTTCCACTTTCCGTTCCCCGCACTCGGCACGCTGGAGGCATCCGGCAGCGGTTACCAGTTCAAACCCATGGCCTGA
- a CDS encoding monovalent cation:proton antiporter family protein, which produces MTSLDIALLYLLASVLGVVACRFLRLPPMLGYLVVGVLIGPNALALAQDSSGIRYLAEFGVVFLMFVIGLEFSLPKLRAMKRLVFGLGLSQVVLTVLITTLASLALTVLLPTWWDISWQTALALGGVMAMSSTAIVIKLVAERLELESEHGKRVLGILLFQDLAVVPLLVLIPALAAAPEDLLPALGWATLKAIVLLGLLLTGGQKVMRWWLTLVARRKSDELFMLNLLLITLGLAWLTEHAGLSLALGAFVAGMLISETEFKHQVETDIRPFHDVLLGLFFITIGMMLDWRLVFDRWPLVLLLLSLSVGFKLALITGLTRMLGAPMGVALRTGLYLAQAGEFGLVLLTLAGNNNLIPPALFNPILASMVLSMLATPFVILYANTIVTRLVGSDWLMQSVQMTTIARKAINADKHVIICGYGRCGQNLARLLEAESIPYMALDLDPDRVRQAAAAGHSVVFGDAARLQALMAAGLHRASAVVITYLDTPSALKVLRHTHEQAVNVPVVVRTVDDTDLEKLRTAGATEVVPEAIEASLMLASHALALVGVPMRRVIRVVQDQRDARYNLLRGYFHGADDSGADEIDHERLNTVTLPAAGRNVGKTLESLALHAVGVRVVSLRHASGMPATLTDETVLQGGDTLVISGKAPALALAEDKLLSG; this is translated from the coding sequence ATGACCTCGCTCGACATCGCGCTCCTGTATCTGCTGGCCTCGGTGCTGGGCGTGGTGGCTTGCCGGTTCCTGCGCCTGCCGCCCATGCTGGGCTATCTGGTGGTGGGCGTGCTGATCGGGCCCAACGCGCTGGCGCTGGCACAGGATTCCAGCGGCATCCGCTATCTGGCGGAATTCGGCGTGGTCTTCCTCATGTTCGTGATCGGCCTGGAGTTCAGCCTGCCCAAGCTGCGCGCGATGAAGCGCCTGGTGTTCGGCCTGGGTCTCTCGCAGGTGGTGCTCACCGTGCTGATCACGACCCTGGCGTCGCTGGCGCTGACTGTGCTCTTGCCCACCTGGTGGGACATCAGCTGGCAGACCGCGCTGGCGCTGGGCGGCGTGATGGCCATGAGCAGCACGGCCATCGTGATCAAGCTGGTGGCCGAGCGGCTGGAGCTGGAGTCGGAGCACGGCAAACGCGTGTTGGGCATCCTGCTGTTCCAGGATCTGGCCGTCGTGCCCTTGCTGGTGCTCATCCCGGCGCTGGCCGCCGCGCCCGAAGACCTGCTGCCCGCGCTGGGTTGGGCCACGCTCAAGGCCATCGTGCTGCTGGGGCTGCTGCTCACCGGCGGCCAGAAAGTGATGCGCTGGTGGCTCACGCTGGTGGCGCGGCGCAAGAGCGACGAGCTCTTCATGCTCAACCTGCTGCTGATCACACTGGGCCTGGCCTGGCTGACCGAACACGCCGGCCTCTCGCTGGCGCTGGGCGCCTTTGTGGCCGGCATGCTGATTTCGGAAACCGAGTTCAAGCACCAGGTGGAAACCGACATCCGCCCCTTCCACGACGTGTTGCTGGGCCTGTTCTTCATCACCATCGGCATGATGCTGGACTGGCGCCTGGTGTTCGACCGCTGGCCGCTGGTGTTGCTGCTGCTGTCCTTGTCGGTGGGCTTCAAGCTGGCGCTCATCACCGGGCTCACGCGCATGCTCGGTGCGCCCATGGGGGTGGCGCTGCGCACCGGCCTGTACCTCGCGCAAGCCGGTGAATTCGGCCTGGTGCTGCTCACGCTGGCCGGCAACAACAACCTGATCCCGCCCGCCCTGTTCAACCCCATCCTGGCGTCGATGGTGCTGTCGATGCTGGCCACGCCGTTCGTGATCCTGTACGCCAACACCATCGTGACCCGGCTGGTCGGCAGCGACTGGCTGATGCAGTCGGTGCAGATGACGACGATCGCGCGCAAGGCCATCAACGCCGACAAACACGTGATCATTTGTGGCTATGGCCGCTGCGGGCAAAACCTGGCGCGCCTGCTCGAAGCCGAGAGCATTCCCTACATGGCGCTCGACCTGGACCCCGACCGCGTGCGCCAGGCCGCCGCCGCCGGTCATTCGGTGGTGTTTGGCGATGCCGCACGGCTGCAGGCGCTCATGGCCGCGGGCCTGCACCGCGCCAGCGCGGTGGTCATCACCTATCTGGACACGCCCAGCGCGCTCAAGGTCTTGCGCCACACGCACGAGCAGGCGGTGAACGTGCCGGTGGTGGTGCGCACAGTGGACGACACCGACCTGGAAAAGCTGCGCACGGCCGGCGCCACCGAGGTCGTGCCCGAGGCCATCGAGGCCAGCCTCATGCTGGCCAGCCATGCGCTGGCACTGGTGGGTGTGCCCATGCGCCGCGTGATCCGGGTGGTGCAGGACCAGCGGGACGCGCGCTACAACCTGCTGCGCGGTTACTTCCACGGTGCCGACGACAGCGGCGCCGACGAAATCGACCACGAGCGACTGAACACGGTGACCCTGCCAGCGGCGGGGCGCAATGTGGGCAAGACGCTGGAGAGCCTGGCACTGCACGCGGTGGGCGTGCGGGTGGTCAGCCTGCGCCACGCCAGCGGCATGCCTGCGACGCTGACGGATGAGACGGTGCTCCAGGGCGGCGACACGCTTGTGATCAGCGGCAAGGCGCCGGCGCTGGCGCTGGCCGAAGACAAGCTGCTCTCGGGTTGA
- a CDS encoding KpsF/GutQ family sugar-phosphate isomerase encodes MTLPATFDAARALAMARETLSIEAQAVTAMALRVNDSFATAVATMLSCSGRVVVMGMGKSGHIGRKIAATLASTGTPAQFVHPAEASHGDLGMVTAADVVLGISNSGESEELTAILPLIKRMGVPLIALTGRSGSTLARHALAVLDSSVDKEACPHNLAPTASTTAQLAMGDALAVALLDARGFKADDFARSHPGGALGRKLLTHVSDVMRSGDDVPRVSPEASLMELMGVISAKGLGMSAVVDADDNVLGIFTDGDLRRLIEKTGSSADLRTLRAVDVMHAQPRTVRADALAVEAAGVMEASRITSVLVVDAQGRLIGALNTNDLMRSKVI; translated from the coding sequence ATGACCCTGCCCGCCACCTTTGATGCCGCCCGCGCCCTGGCGATGGCCCGTGAGACGCTGAGCATCGAGGCGCAGGCCGTGACAGCCATGGCCCTGCGCGTGAACGACAGCTTTGCCACCGCCGTGGCCACCATGTTGTCGTGCAGCGGCCGTGTGGTCGTCATGGGCATGGGCAAAAGCGGCCACATCGGCCGCAAGATCGCCGCCACGCTGGCCTCCACCGGCACACCCGCGCAATTTGTGCACCCCGCCGAAGCCAGCCATGGCGACCTGGGCATGGTCACCGCCGCCGACGTGGTGCTGGGCATCAGCAACAGCGGCGAGAGCGAAGAACTCACCGCCATCCTCCCGCTCATCAAGCGCATGGGCGTGCCACTGATCGCGCTCACCGGGCGGTCCGGTTCCACGCTGGCGCGCCACGCGCTCGCCGTGCTGGACAGCTCGGTCGACAAGGAGGCCTGTCCACACAACCTGGCCCCAACCGCCAGCACCACCGCTCAACTGGCCATGGGCGACGCGCTCGCCGTGGCCTTGCTCGATGCGCGCGGCTTCAAGGCCGATGACTTTGCCCGCTCGCATCCCGGTGGCGCGCTCGGGCGCAAGCTGCTCACCCATGTGAGCGACGTGATGCGCAGCGGGGACGACGTGCCGCGCGTGAGCCCAGAGGCCAGCCTGATGGAGCTCATGGGCGTCATCAGCGCCAAGGGACTGGGCATGAGCGCGGTGGTCGACGCCGACGACAACGTGCTCGGCATCTTCACCGACGGCGACCTGCGCCGCCTGATTGAAAAGACCGGCAGCAGCGCCGACCTGCGCACCCTGCGCGCGGTCGACGTGATGCACGCCCAGCCGCGCACCGTGCGGGCCGACGCGCTCGCGGTGGAAGCCGCCGGCGTGATGGAAGCCAGCCGCATCACCAGCGTGCTGGTGGTCGATGCGCAGGGTCGTCTCATCGGTGCGCTCAACACCAACGACCTGATGCGTTCGAAAGTGATCTGA